The Desulfovibrio sp. JC022 genome window below encodes:
- a CDS encoding ABC transporter ATP-binding protein, protein MINDLSVSDMVKKFGDFTAVDGVSFDVPAGSFFSILGPSGCGKTTLLRMIAGFEEPTSGDIEIRGGSMIGVPPNKRPVNLVFQHLALFPMMNVSENIAFGLKRRGVGAVDIQKKTEAILERVGLPGYGAKQINQLSGGQKQRVAIARCLVLEPSVLLLDEPLGALDLKLREQMKVELKKLQAKVGTTFIYITHDQSEALVMSDRVAVMNNGRFEQVGSPQELYGKPATPFVAQFVGDNNKWSGKVVESDNEKVRIVTDEGYSFQTKPHGACSCGGRADLFLRPEAMLIEPKDRSGLNVFEVTVKSILFDGANSRLLTVTKEDHELIVSLPQNRRFDHIEPGNEIAVGWHPDSGICFGAEE, encoded by the coding sequence ATGATTAACGATCTTTCTGTCTCTGATATGGTGAAGAAATTCGGTGACTTTACCGCTGTCGATGGTGTCTCGTTTGATGTTCCTGCCGGATCATTTTTCTCTATTCTGGGGCCTTCCGGCTGTGGCAAGACCACTTTGCTGCGTATGATTGCCGGATTTGAGGAGCCTACTTCCGGGGATATTGAAATTCGGGGCGGCTCCATGATCGGTGTGCCGCCAAATAAACGTCCGGTTAATCTGGTTTTCCAGCATCTGGCTCTGTTTCCCATGATGAATGTTTCTGAAAATATCGCTTTCGGGCTGAAAAGGCGCGGAGTCGGAGCTGTTGATATTCAAAAGAAGACTGAGGCCATTCTCGAAAGGGTCGGACTGCCCGGTTACGGCGCAAAGCAGATTAACCAGCTTTCCGGGGGGCAGAAACAGCGGGTGGCAATTGCGCGTTGTCTGGTGCTGGAGCCTTCTGTGCTGCTGCTTGATGAACCTTTGGGTGCTCTGGATCTGAAGCTGCGCGAGCAGATGAAGGTGGAGCTTAAAAAGTTGCAGGCCAAAGTGGGAACGACCTTTATCTACATTACCCACGATCAGTCCGAGGCTCTGGTCATGTCTGACCGGGTTGCGGTCATGAATAACGGTCGATTCGAGCAGGTGGGCAGCCCGCAGGAACTTTACGGAAAGCCCGCGACCCCGTTTGTGGCCCAGTTTGTGGGTGATAACAACAAATGGAGCGGAAAGGTCGTTGAGAGCGATAATGAAAAAGTCCGTATTGTTACTGACGAAGGGTATTCATTTCAAACCAAGCCTCACGGAGCTTGTTCCTGCGGCGGGCGGGCCGATCTTTTCCTGCGCCCTGAAGCCATGCTTATTGAACCCAAGGACCGCAGTGGCTTGAATGTCTTTGAGGTCACGGTGAAGAGCATTCTTTTTGACGGAGCTAACAGTCGTTTGCTGACCGTAACCAAAGAGGACCACGAACTTATCGTCAGCCTGCCCCAGAATCGCCGTTTTGATCATATTGAACCGGGTAATGAAATCGCTGTGGGGTGGCATCCTGATTCAGGTATCTGTTTCGGGGCGGAGGAATAA
- a CDS encoding extracellular solute-binding protein encodes MKRIIVFALLTLFALAGTAQAETLKLLTWKGYAPQKLIDTFEKETGIKVEVTFSNNEEMIAKLRATRGAGFDLAQPSQDRISSVQKKYKLYQAMDYSKLDSSLFIPSMLTAVKANTLVKDKSYAAPFCWGTSGLIVNSDKAPGVDSFKALIDPKYKGRVSYRLKRPTLIAMGFALGYDPFALYDKPKEYKAMLDKIAETLIKSKPIVKNYWANGDSLLESMRSGEVFVAMAWDAGGWKLHTDNKAIDFKAPKEGALGWIDTFAIPVKAKNVDAAYKWINFAMKPENAGYFSSKEKYATASKDALKFTDKAVADNFARSFPQSVIDNIKWYPPVPAKLESMEGKILDKIKAAN; translated from the coding sequence ATGAAAAGGATTATTGTATTTGCTTTGTTGACCCTGTTTGCACTGGCTGGAACCGCTCAGGCGGAGACTCTGAAATTGTTAACCTGGAAAGGGTATGCCCCCCAGAAATTGATCGACACTTTTGAAAAAGAAACCGGAATCAAGGTTGAGGTTACTTTTTCCAACAACGAAGAAATGATCGCCAAGTTGCGGGCCACCCGCGGTGCTGGTTTTGACCTTGCCCAGCCTTCTCAGGACCGTATTTCTTCTGTTCAGAAAAAATACAAGCTGTATCAGGCCATGGATTACTCCAAGCTTGATTCCAGCCTGTTCATTCCTTCAATGCTCACCGCGGTTAAAGCCAACACCCTTGTTAAGGATAAATCTTACGCTGCTCCTTTTTGCTGGGGTACTTCCGGACTGATCGTTAACAGTGATAAGGCTCCGGGCGTAGATTCTTTTAAAGCTCTCATTGATCCTAAATATAAAGGTCGCGTAAGCTACCGCCTTAAGAGACCCACCCTCATCGCCATGGGCTTTGCCCTCGGCTATGATCCCTTTGCTCTTTATGACAAGCCCAAAGAATACAAAGCCATGCTCGACAAAATTGCCGAGACCCTGATCAAATCCAAGCCTATTGTTAAAAATTACTGGGCTAACGGCGATTCCCTGCTTGAATCCATGCGTTCCGGTGAAGTCTTTGTTGCCATGGCTTGGGATGCAGGTGGATGGAAACTTCACACCGACAATAAGGCCATTGATTTCAAGGCTCCCAAAGAAGGTGCCCTTGGTTGGATTGATACTTTCGCCATCCCGGTCAAAGCTAAAAATGTTGACGCTGCCTACAAGTGGATCAACTTCGCTATGAAGCCTGAAAACGCCGGTTACTTCTCCTCCAAGGAAAAATATGCCACTGCCTCCAAAGATGCTCTGAAGTTCACAGATAAGGCTGTTGCGGATAACTTTGCCCGCTCCTTTCCTCAGTCAGTTATTGACAACATCAAGTGGTATCCCCCGGTGCCTGCCAAGCTGGAAAGCATGGAAGGCAAGATCCTCGATAAAATTAAGGCTGCCAATTAA
- a CDS encoding MetS family NSS transporter small subunit → MEFSAIIMMLFGLGITWGGACACFRIAFKNN, encoded by the coding sequence ATGGAATTTTCAGCAATTATCATGATGCTCTTCGGACTCGGCATTACCTGGGGCGGGGCTTGTGCCTGTTTCCGTATTGCCTTTAAGAACAATTAA